The DNA region CCACCGTCTCTTTACAGAGACGGTGGCCGTGGTTCCACTCTGTTTAGATATGTAAACAAACCATATCCCACTCAAACACGATAACGGCTGCCGCCGGGACCGCCTACTAAAAGAACCGGGGAGTAAACCCGAACACTTTTTTCAGCCATCCTGTTCATGGGGGCACTTCAGCGGATCTTTCCTGGCACTGTTCGCAGCCGGTGACAGTGCCTCTCTGCAGGTCCGAAACACGCTTACTTTTCCCAATCGCTACATTTTCCATATAGTTAGGAGTTCACCAGGGCTAAATCCATAGTATTCCTGACGCGATATTTTCCGTCCCGTTTTGTTGTCGTCACCTTACATATGTACGATATGCGCGGCTCCTCCGCCAAACCGAACGAAAACTCTCACGCCATTTATTCTACGGTTTTAGCCCTGGCGAACTCCCGTGATTAAATTATACTCATCCGCCTCAGGGGTGTCAATCAGATTTTAGACCGGGAAGCGGACAGGCGGCGCAAGGCTCTTTCCTTACCAATAACCGGTATGAAATGGGGCAGCTCAGGTCCATGCATTTTCCCCGTGAGGGCAATACGGATAGGCATATATACCTTTTTCCCGGGCAGCTTCAGTTCTTTTACCAGTCCCTTCAGCAACGCCTGCACACCGGCTGCATCAATAGTTTCCAGGGCGCTCAGTTTTTTCTGAAATTTGTCCAGCACAGCAGGAATTTCTTCTTCTTTCAGCACGGCCTCCGCTTCCTGGCTTTCAAAGGCAAACTCATCATGAAAGAATATATCAGCATGCTCGAGCACCTGGGCGGCATAGCTGAGATGCTCCTGAATAGCCGCTACGAACTGCACGATCCAGGCCCGCTTTTCTTCGGTCAGTTCGTCCTCTTTTATGTAGCCCGCTTCAATTAAATGAGGCAGAGCCAGCTCGGCAATCCGCTCCGGGCTGGATTTTTTGATGTATTGCGCATTAATCCAGTTTAGCTTATCCACATCAAACACCGCCGGATTTTTGGCGACCCGGTCGATGGAAAACTGTTCAATCAATTCGTCCAGGCTAAAGATTTCCTGTTCACCGACAGGTGCCCAGCCTAAAAGAGCCAAGAAGTTGACTAATGCTTCCGGTAAATATCCCAGCTTACGGTACTGTTCCACCGAAGTAGCCCCATGCCGCTTGCTCATTTTCGTGCGGTCCTTGCCCAGAATCAGGGAAATATGGCCGAAGGCCGGAACGGAGAAACCGAGCGCTTCATAGAGAAGTATTTGCCGTGGCGTATTGGAAAGATGTTCTTCCGCCCGGATGACATGCGTTATCTGCATTAGTGCATCATCCATCACAACCGCATAATTATAGACAGGTATACCGTCTGATTTTACAATGACATAGTCGCCTATTCCATTTGATTCAAACGACACCGTACCGCGAACCAGGTCGGTAAAAACAATCTGCTTATTTTCCGGCACCCGGAAACGGACGGTGGGCTTGCGGCCTTCTTGTTCAAAAGCGTCTCGCTCAGCGACGCTCAGATGGCGGCAACGGCCGGAATATAACGGCGTCTCCCCGCGTTGCAGTTGGTTTTGCCGTTCGGCTTCCAACTCCTCGTCCGTACAGTAGCAATGGTAAGCCAACCCCTCGGCCAGCAGTTTTTCGGTATACTGACGGTAAATCTCCAAACGTTCAGTCTGGCGGTATGGGCCGTATTCGCCGCCCACATCAATGCCTTCATCCCAGTCCATACCCAGCCACCGTAAAGCTTCCTTAATATTCTCCTCCGACTCCTTTGTGGAACGTTCCCGGTCGGTATCCTCAATCCTGAGTATCAATGTACCGCTCTGTTTTTTGGCTAACAGCCAGTTGAATAAGGCAGAACGGGCACCGCCAATATGAAACGGTCCGGTGGGACTTGGCGCAAACCGTACCCTGATTGGTTCCTTCAACATCATTCACACTACCTCCAACCCATAATTTCTATCTTGAACAATGGACGTCTCCCTGATCTTACTATAATAAGTTACTTTACAGGCAATGCACCATAGCAGACGGTCCTAGCCCGCTCACTTGTGTCGTACAAGCTGTACCTTACAAAACTTAATTGTAGCAGATTATCCAATAACATGCAAAAAAATAAAAAGCGCCAGGCGCTTTTTATTTTTTTGCATGTTATTTGCATATCCGTAAGACAAACATTC from Propionispora hippei DSM 15287 includes:
- the gltX gene encoding glutamate--tRNA ligase, with translation MMLKEPIRVRFAPSPTGPFHIGGARSALFNWLLAKKQSGTLILRIEDTDRERSTKESEENIKEALRWLGMDWDEGIDVGGEYGPYRQTERLEIYRQYTEKLLAEGLAYHCYCTDEELEAERQNQLQRGETPLYSGRCRHLSVAERDAFEQEGRKPTVRFRVPENKQIVFTDLVRGTVSFESNGIGDYVIVKSDGIPVYNYAVVMDDALMQITHVIRAEEHLSNTPRQILLYEALGFSVPAFGHISLILGKDRTKMSKRHGATSVEQYRKLGYLPEALVNFLALLGWAPVGEQEIFSLDELIEQFSIDRVAKNPAVFDVDKLNWINAQYIKKSSPERIAELALPHLIEAGYIKEDELTEEKRAWIVQFVAAIQEHLSYAAQVLEHADIFFHDEFAFESQEAEAVLKEEEIPAVLDKFQKKLSALETIDAAGVQALLKGLVKELKLPGKKVYMPIRIALTGKMHGPELPHFIPVIGKERALRRLSASRSKI